A window of Haliscomenobacter hydrossis DSM 1100 contains these coding sequences:
- a CDS encoding ATP-binding protein, which yields MIDYANIQSTSAEPEASSMIQTFRAIGYSIETAIADIIDNSVAAKSKNIWIDYDWSGSNTTLSILDDGIGMSNDELIQAMRPGSKNPLDERASDDLGRFGLGLKTASFSQSKKFTVVSKASDCKPAFWTWDLDYVTKEKAWKLVRFIPNEDHWIKKVESLKTGTCIIWWDLDRLTRGTSEDNQEAKSKFLGVMDSLKSHLSMVFHKYIDDGLKIYFRDRLIKSWDPFMIGMDGLQTKPEMRLEGDSIRIKGFVLPHRSKLSAEQYNYGKGPKDNWTAHQGFYVYRNRRLLVAGDWLGLFKREPHYDLCRIKIDLPNHFDSEWQIDIKKSFARPPSIYREQILALAKDVRNQAVEVYRHKGKVLKRKLASDEYFPFWEERARHGKRFYKINRNHPLVYELLSKSGDLKKELEKVIQFIEETIPVPLITLQENENEKPHGQPFEGVDNNAIQEAMQKLFDGFVSSGLSVEKAKAKILNTEPFNFYPQYINFLANE from the coding sequence ATGATTGATTACGCTAACATACAATCAACTTCTGCTGAGCCAGAAGCTAGTTCGATGATTCAAACCTTTCGAGCAATAGGTTATTCCATCGAAACTGCAATTGCTGATATTATTGACAACTCCGTAGCTGCTAAATCTAAGAACATTTGGATAGATTACGATTGGAGCGGTTCGAACACAACTCTTTCTATTCTGGATGATGGGATTGGAATGAGTAATGATGAACTTATCCAGGCCATGCGCCCTGGCAGTAAAAACCCTCTAGATGAGAGAGCTAGTGACGATTTAGGCAGGTTTGGATTGGGATTGAAGACAGCTTCCTTTTCACAATCAAAAAAATTTACAGTTGTTTCAAAGGCGTCTGATTGCAAACCTGCATTTTGGACTTGGGATTTAGACTATGTAACCAAAGAAAAAGCGTGGAAGTTAGTTCGATTTATTCCAAACGAAGACCATTGGATTAAAAAGGTTGAATCTTTAAAAACTGGCACCTGTATTATTTGGTGGGATTTAGATAGGCTTACAAGAGGTACATCAGAAGACAATCAAGAAGCAAAAAGTAAGTTTTTGGGCGTCATGGACTCCCTCAAATCCCACTTATCTATGGTTTTTCACAAATATATAGATGATGGTTTAAAAATTTATTTCCGTGATCGTCTGATTAAATCTTGGGATCCTTTTATGATAGGAATGGATGGCCTACAAACTAAGCCTGAAATGAGACTAGAGGGTGATTCTATTAGAATTAAAGGGTTTGTTTTGCCACATCGTTCTAAACTTTCAGCAGAACAATACAACTACGGAAAGGGTCCAAAGGATAATTGGACAGCTCATCAAGGCTTTTATGTTTATCGAAATCGTAGGCTTTTAGTCGCTGGCGATTGGCTAGGGCTATTTAAACGAGAACCGCATTACGACCTTTGTAGGATTAAAATTGATTTGCCTAACCATTTTGATAGTGAGTGGCAAATCGATATCAAAAAATCTTTTGCCAGACCACCCTCAATTTATCGTGAACAAATTTTAGCTCTTGCAAAAGATGTTCGGAATCAAGCCGTGGAAGTGTATCGGCACAAGGGTAAAGTACTTAAACGAAAATTAGCTTCCGATGAATATTTTCCCTTTTGGGAAGAAAGGGCAAGACATGGCAAACGTTTTTATAAAATCAATCGGAACCATCCTTTAGTGTATGAATTACTTTCCAAGTCTGGAGATTTAAAAAAAGAACTTGAAAAAGTAATTCAGTTTATCGAGGAAACTATTCCTGTTCCTTTAATCACACTGCAAGAGAACGAAAACGAAAAACCACATGGGCAACCATTTGAAGGAGTAGACAATAATGCCATTCAAGAAGCAATGCAAAAGCTTTTTGATGGATTTGTCTCCAGCGGCTTATCTGTTGAAAAAGCAAAGGCAAAAATACTAAATACCGAGCCCTTTAATTTTTATCCACAGTACATTAATTTCTTAGCAAATGAGTAA
- a CDS encoding helix-turn-helix domain-containing protein — MNTTQLGELILFHRKRAGLSREACALLAGVGKTAVYDLEHGKETIRMDTLLKILQVLNIKMQFSSPLMEEYKQKQSEYFEQAIQNSQATQEQIDELAREAKSGWWERNKDRFPGLEDV; from the coding sequence ATGAACACCACTCAATTGGGCGAGCTAATTTTGTTTCACCGCAAACGAGCCGGTTTATCCCGCGAAGCTTGCGCCTTATTGGCTGGAGTGGGCAAAACTGCGGTATACGATCTGGAGCATGGCAAGGAGACCATTCGGATGGATACCCTGCTGAAGATACTACAGGTCCTCAACATCAAAATGCAATTCAGCAGTCCATTAATGGAAGAATACAAGCAGAAGCAAAGCGAGTATTTTGAACAAGCCATCCAAAACAGCCAGGCCACTCAAGAACAAATTGACGAATTGGCCAGGGAGGCCAAAAGTGGCTGGTGGGAACGAAATAAAGATCGATTTCCAGGGCTAGAGGATGTTTAA
- a CDS encoding DNA cytosine methyltransferase, whose protein sequence is MDYNFIDLFAGAGGLSEGFIQAGFEPIAHVELEKSACNTLKTRAAYHYLKSNKRHEIYISYLKGEITRAELYDNVPNEILASVINLSIGDENNNLIFNQIDSYLGKGAVDLIIGGPPCQAYSVAGRSRSKTKMEGDPRNYLFVQYSAYLEKYQPKMFVFENVLGLKSAKKGHYLSEMEKLFNAKGYQIKLFTIEAINFGVLQNRKRIIILGWQESAKLNIPDLEDIKIKGNYLVADLLNDLPIIKAGQGIDRFLKYRTKTSEYLEFHSLRNGIDVLTQHVARPHSEQDKEIYKIAVQKWEKEQERLNYNDLPERLKTHQNRTSFYDRFKVVAANLPYSQTVVAHIAKDGHYFIHPDIEQNRSITVREAARLQSFPDDYYFEGEKEGFNRTPAFKQIGNAVPPLMAKIIGKEILKALKGND, encoded by the coding sequence ATGGATTATAATTTCATTGACTTATTTGCAGGAGCGGGTGGGCTTTCAGAAGGATTTATTCAAGCTGGATTTGAGCCGATTGCACATGTTGAACTTGAAAAATCCGCATGTAATACTCTAAAGACTAGGGCTGCGTATCATTATTTAAAGTCCAATAAAAGACACGAAATCTACATTTCATATCTTAAAGGAGAAATTACTCGTGCAGAACTTTACGATAATGTTCCAAACGAAATTTTAGCATCGGTTATAAATCTTTCTATTGGGGACGAAAACAATAATTTAATTTTTAACCAAATTGACAGTTATTTAGGAAAAGGGGCGGTGGATTTGATCATTGGAGGGCCGCCTTGCCAAGCGTATTCTGTAGCAGGAAGGTCAAGGTCGAAAACTAAAATGGAGGGCGATCCAAGAAACTACCTATTTGTCCAATACTCAGCTTATCTGGAAAAATATCAGCCAAAAATGTTTGTTTTTGAAAACGTTTTAGGGCTAAAATCGGCAAAAAAAGGGCATTATCTTTCTGAAATGGAGAAGCTTTTTAATGCAAAAGGCTATCAAATAAAATTGTTTACCATTGAAGCGATAAACTTTGGTGTGCTTCAAAACAGGAAGAGAATTATTATTCTAGGATGGCAAGAAAGTGCAAAATTAAATATTCCAGATCTTGAAGATATAAAGATTAAGGGCAACTACCTTGTAGCGGATTTATTAAACGATTTACCAATAATAAAGGCTGGACAAGGAATAGACAGATTCTTAAAATATAGGACCAAAACTTCTGAATACCTAGAATTTCACTCTTTACGTAATGGTATAGATGTTTTAACGCAACATGTTGCTAGACCACATAGTGAACAAGACAAAGAGATTTACAAAATTGCCGTTCAGAAATGGGAAAAAGAACAAGAGAGATTAAACTATAATGACTTACCAGAACGACTAAAAACGCATCAAAATCGCACTTCATTCTATGACCGATTTAAAGTTGTGGCAGCTAATTTACCTTACTCACAAACTGTAGTTGCCCATATTGCAAAAGATGGGCATTATTTTATTCATCCGGATATAGAACAAAATAGGTCGATCACTGTAAGAGAAGCTGCTCGTTTACAATCTTTTCCAGATGACTATTATTTTGAAGGAGAAAAAGAAGGCTTTAATAGAACTCCTGCATTCAAACAGATTGGAAATGCGGTCCCTCCTTTAATGGCAAAAATAATTGGCAAAGAAATTTTAAAAGCACTCAAAGGCAATGATTGA
- a CDS encoding AIPR family protein, protein MGNKELSQFYIDLQEEINAILISEEEGTNPEQVFTELALSFLSEAGETENYRVCFDEKISKRGVEHKINGYSLYENYETLDLFVTLYNGGGSTIQSTTKGEAEKAIERAVKFFRNAVYKDYVNEIEESSEIFDLAHTLANIPEVKEYLTRVNIFLITNGEVKADLKISETIAGYPVYFRIIDINYLFNLSDKSRVPIEINFEQLGHKVPCIANEIENSHYQSWLAIIPGIALVDMYEQYGSRLLEQNVRSFLQFTGKINKGIRNTILTEQHMFMAFNNGIAATAEEVTIIDLPNNQGKAFGQVKDFQIVNGGQTTASIYHTWKKDKVDISNVFVPVKLTIVKDRSNFSKIVGRIAEYANTQNKVSTADLSSNRENLVLLEKLSRTTWAPPISGENNQTRWFFERSRGQYKNERIRSGITPSKRKQFDKQNPRSQMFTKESLAKYINSYMEVYFGKKLVIGPHIVVRGGQKNYAQFLNYNFSIKPDNIWFEDAIAKAILFSTGEKIYGVKPNAIGDMRYITVPYSLAWLGFKLDYRLDLFKIWKQQSLSGALKSKLYEIMSKIENHIKSKAPGSLYGEWAKKEECWNAIKNEDFNIDLEDLNLDLENKSSEKRKKLEEDDTQKAVIEASIGRLKSIHIKTWKKVEDWGRETQNLSHYECNIVSTLSSKIRDNRNITDIERNQGEAILNIVVNLNPELFFDMDDFFNEDHNRSTKEEVEITLDLINIIVQWDKKNKRLDAYKYQFMVDILEGRKPLTDRNKFLARQNLRTAEKYGFRWKDAKE, encoded by the coding sequence ATGGGAAATAAAGAACTAAGCCAGTTTTACATCGACCTACAAGAGGAAATAAATGCCATTCTGATTTCAGAAGAAGAAGGAACAAATCCTGAACAGGTTTTTACAGAGTTAGCCCTTTCTTTTTTATCTGAAGCTGGCGAAACTGAAAATTACCGTGTATGTTTTGATGAAAAGATTAGTAAAAGAGGTGTTGAGCATAAAATCAATGGCTACTCACTTTATGAAAATTACGAAACACTTGATTTGTTTGTGACTCTATATAATGGAGGTGGATCCACAATTCAAAGCACCACAAAAGGTGAAGCAGAAAAAGCAATTGAAAGGGCTGTAAAATTTTTCAGAAATGCAGTTTATAAAGATTACGTAAATGAGATAGAAGAAAGTTCCGAGATATTTGATCTTGCTCATACCTTAGCCAATATTCCAGAAGTAAAGGAGTATTTGACTCGAGTAAATATTTTTTTAATTACCAATGGAGAAGTAAAGGCGGATTTGAAGATTTCTGAAACTATCGCAGGGTATCCTGTTTACTTCAGAATAATTGACATTAATTACCTCTTTAATCTTTCGGATAAGTCAAGAGTTCCAATCGAAATCAATTTTGAACAATTAGGTCATAAAGTTCCTTGTATTGCCAATGAAATTGAAAATTCTCATTACCAATCCTGGTTGGCAATTATTCCTGGTATTGCCTTAGTTGATATGTATGAGCAATACGGATCAAGATTACTAGAGCAAAATGTACGGTCATTTCTTCAATTCACAGGGAAAATAAATAAAGGCATAAGAAATACGATTCTGACAGAACAACATATGTTTATGGCCTTTAACAATGGTATTGCAGCAACTGCAGAAGAGGTAACCATAATAGATTTACCCAATAATCAAGGAAAGGCATTTGGTCAAGTTAAGGATTTTCAAATAGTAAATGGTGGTCAAACCACAGCGTCTATTTATCATACTTGGAAAAAGGATAAAGTGGATATTTCTAATGTCTTTGTCCCGGTTAAACTCACTATCGTAAAGGACAGAAGTAATTTTTCCAAAATCGTAGGAAGAATTGCTGAATACGCAAATACGCAAAATAAAGTTTCTACAGCTGATTTAAGCTCAAATCGTGAAAATCTCGTTTTATTGGAAAAGCTATCAAGAACAACTTGGGCTCCCCCTATTTCAGGTGAAAATAATCAAACACGTTGGTTCTTTGAGCGCTCAAGAGGTCAATACAAAAATGAGCGTATTCGTTCTGGTATAACACCATCAAAAAGAAAGCAGTTTGACAAACAGAATCCTAGAAGTCAAATGTTTACCAAAGAATCTTTAGCGAAATATATTAATTCTTACATGGAGGTCTATTTTGGAAAGAAATTAGTAATAGGCCCACATATTGTCGTAAGGGGAGGTCAGAAAAACTATGCCCAATTTCTGAATTACAACTTTAGTATTAAGCCTGATAATATTTGGTTTGAAGACGCTATAGCCAAAGCAATTTTATTTTCTACTGGTGAAAAAATTTATGGTGTAAAACCAAATGCTATTGGAGATATGCGTTATATCACTGTACCATATTCATTAGCTTGGTTAGGTTTTAAGCTGGATTACAGGCTCGACCTATTCAAAATATGGAAACAGCAATCCCTTAGTGGTGCTCTTAAAAGCAAACTTTATGAAATAATGTCAAAGATTGAAAATCATATAAAATCCAAAGCTCCTGGTTCTTTATATGGTGAGTGGGCAAAAAAGGAAGAATGCTGGAATGCTATAAAGAATGAGGATTTCAATATTGATTTAGAGGATTTAAATTTAGATTTAGAAAACAAATCATCCGAAAAGAGAAAAAAATTAGAAGAAGATGACACTCAAAAAGCTGTAATCGAAGCCTCTATTGGAAGATTAAAGTCAATCCACATAAAAACCTGGAAAAAAGTGGAAGACTGGGGCAGAGAAACTCAAAATCTCTCTCATTATGAATGTAATATAGTTTCTACTTTAAGCAGTAAAATAAGAGACAATCGAAATATTACTGATATTGAGAGAAATCAGGGAGAAGCTATACTAAACATTGTTGTAAACCTCAACCCTGAACTATTTTTTGATATGGATGATTTCTTTAACGAAGATCATAATAGGAGCACAAAAGAGGAAGTTGAAATCACTTTAGATTTGATTAATATAATCGTTCAATGGGACAAGAAAAATAAAAGACTTGATGCTTACAAATATCAATTTATGGTAGACATTCTTGAAGGAAGAAAGCCTCTTACTGACAGGAATAAATTTCTTGCCAGACAGAATTTGAGAACCGCAGAAAAATATGGATTTAGGTGGAAAGACGCCAAGGAATAG
- a CDS encoding IS5 family transposase, protein MAKYLPVQRKREINLRDVMDAIRFIVCTGIQWRNLPEYFPKWNAVYYYFQKWTADQTLFRLNAALNELDRINQGKEAKPSLLLVDSQSVKLAPMIGTDRGFDAHKKINGRKRQLLTDSEGRIWDACAHAANLYDADGASLLFDESRMELWWPRLQKFLTDQHYQGTFSVMATDLGIHFEIRGKIGDAKGFEVIPIRWVIERTISWSNFCRRLVKDYERTIQNSVSWTICSNIYRILRRV, encoded by the coding sequence ATCGCAAAATACTTACCTGTGCAAAGAAAACGGGAGATAAATCTACGAGACGTAATGGATGCAATCCGGTTTATAGTTTGTACAGGCATTCAATGGCGTAATCTACCCGAATATTTCCCGAAATGGAATGCTGTATACTACTATTTTCAAAAGTGGACAGCAGACCAAACCCTATTTCGCCTCAACGCAGCGTTGAATGAGTTGGATCGGATTAACCAAGGGAAAGAGGCCAAGCCTTCACTTTTGTTAGTTGATAGCCAGAGTGTTAAATTAGCACCTATGATCGGGACTGATCGCGGATTTGATGCGCATAAAAAAATTAACGGCCGCAAACGGCAACTTTTGACTGATTCAGAAGGACGTATTTGGGACGCATGTGCCCATGCTGCGAACCTATATGATGCTGACGGAGCAAGCCTGCTTTTTGACGAAAGCCGAATGGAACTTTGGTGGCCAAGGCTACAAAAGTTTCTCACTGATCAACACTATCAAGGTACTTTTTCGGTCATGGCAACCGATCTGGGCATTCATTTTGAGATCAGAGGTAAGATCGGAGACGCCAAAGGATTCGAGGTCATTCCCATTCGTTGGGTCATCGAAAGAACCATTTCCTGGAGTAATTTTTGCCGCAGATTAGTCAAAGATTATGAGCGAACCATACAAAATTCGGTTAGCTGGACGATTTGCTCCAATATTTACCGAATCTTGAGGAGAGTTTGA
- a CDS encoding helix-turn-helix domain-containing protein produces the protein MNNETSGSETPHVKVRMLLRQVGLDQVELAKKLNLSEPVISSALNGKNEKSFQRIVDLLMREYNFTHEDIYQQSITLTQMVQEGLERIETRLDEMQEMIKRLDERLK, from the coding sequence ATGAACAACGAAACGAGCGGCTCAGAAACTCCTCACGTAAAGGTTCGAATGCTTTTGCGACAAGTGGGTTTAGATCAAGTTGAGTTAGCTAAAAAGCTTAACCTGAGTGAGCCGGTGATCAGTTCCGCATTAAACGGGAAAAATGAAAAATCCTTTCAACGCATTGTTGACCTGCTGATGCGTGAATACAATTTTACGCACGAAGACATTTATCAGCAGAGTATTACCTTGACACAAATGGTTCAAGAAGGGCTGGAACGGATAGAGACCAGGCTGGATGAAATGCAGGAAATGATTAAGCGGTTGGATGAGAGGTTGAAGTAG
- a CDS encoding Z1 domain-containing protein, producing the protein MSNIDPIKIIRQLLMGKTSVTIQEIENAVDTFLKMGLPIPDSRQMLIRKIEELFTISQDEWRSIVKKEENNPWLDEKKGSIDFSNGFWGNYRQYLEDEKGFAPEIVDRLNDLTNDILDNLFDPTLKIKVNKKGLVVGQVQSGKTANYTGLICKAADAGFGLIIVMAGIHNNLRSQTQLRIDESFLGFDTQHTRALNQQSIKIGVGKPEFGKTNVAHSLTSSLEKGDFTQGAANAIGLNFDTKEPIVAIIKKNPNVLRRIYHWLAAQASDDTELSRVIRNKSLLLIDDEADNASINISNDPEKQSSINGWITQILNLFGKNAYVGYTATPFANIFIPLDDQNLFPRNFIKNIPAPSNYIGPEKVFGFSPLEEDETSDSVLPIVTRIDDYGDFVPDKHKKDDQLPSSLPESLKKAIRCFIITCAIRRLRGQTNVHNSMLVHVSRFKRWQDHIAELVSNQFNYYRRGIDQNDHVVIKEFKQTYDQDENGYKSFVSVSQQIIDSELKSLDSQIQIHKWSEVLQHLNDAVSRIKVKSIHGGSGEALDYFDHKNGLSVIAVGGNKLSRGLTLEGLSISYYLRASKMYDTLMQMGRWFGYRGGYIDLCRLFTSRELNEWFCHITQASEELREEFDYMSNDAGSTPEQYALKVRTHPGVLQISAANKMRSATTVQISWAGRLVESYEFKKDPSVIDSNFGSTQKFISTLPSNYVSKPNTFVWYDIPADQVINFFEGIQSVENLKRAEPRKLIQFISAQLRNNELTAWRIALMSKPNAKNYSQFEVDGNNIPIGQWKRTEDEKNSNEQIYYLRKSHIISPSDEFIDFSPEEESRAMELTNLSRKKEGEATYPNGQLVRNVLRDPKNPLLLIYLLDQEESIKDKTAVPKGTNPFVGYAISFPKSNFNAPVSYAVNEELLDRFDVTEEDFEDYGDEQD; encoded by the coding sequence ATGAGTAACATAGATCCAATCAAAATAATCCGTCAATTATTAATGGGTAAAACTTCTGTAACCATTCAGGAGATTGAAAATGCAGTTGATACATTTCTAAAAATGGGATTACCTATTCCGGATAGCAGGCAAATGTTAATCCGAAAAATAGAAGAATTATTTACGATTAGTCAAGACGAATGGCGGTCAATTGTAAAAAAAGAGGAAAATAATCCTTGGCTAGATGAAAAAAAAGGTTCAATTGATTTTTCTAATGGGTTTTGGGGAAATTACAGACAATACCTCGAAGATGAAAAAGGATTTGCACCAGAAATTGTAGATCGTCTTAATGACTTGACAAATGATATTTTGGATAACCTTTTTGATCCAACTTTGAAAATTAAGGTAAACAAAAAAGGTTTGGTGGTTGGTCAAGTACAATCCGGGAAAACTGCAAATTATACTGGGTTGATATGCAAAGCCGCGGATGCAGGCTTTGGTTTGATTATAGTTATGGCTGGGATACATAACAATTTGAGAAGCCAAACCCAACTAAGAATAGATGAGAGTTTTTTAGGATTTGATACTCAGCATACAAGAGCACTTAACCAACAGAGCATTAAAATTGGTGTAGGCAAACCTGAATTTGGAAAAACAAATGTGGCACATTCATTGACCTCAAGTCTTGAGAAGGGCGATTTTACTCAAGGCGCTGCAAATGCAATAGGTCTGAACTTTGACACAAAAGAACCAATTGTTGCTATAATAAAGAAGAACCCGAACGTGCTTAGACGAATATATCATTGGCTGGCTGCCCAAGCAAGTGATGATACAGAACTTAGTAGAGTCATTAGAAACAAATCATTATTATTGATCGATGACGAAGCAGATAACGCTTCTATTAATATTTCAAATGATCCTGAAAAGCAAAGTTCCATCAATGGCTGGATTACTCAAATATTAAACCTTTTTGGAAAAAATGCATACGTAGGTTATACGGCAACTCCATTTGCCAATATATTTATTCCCCTGGATGACCAAAACTTATTTCCAAGGAACTTTATAAAGAACATCCCTGCGCCTTCAAATTATATTGGCCCAGAAAAAGTTTTTGGTTTTAGCCCTTTAGAAGAAGATGAAACGTCTGATAGTGTCCTCCCAATTGTAACGAGAATAGATGATTACGGAGATTTTGTACCAGATAAACATAAAAAGGATGATCAGTTACCTTCCTCACTTCCTGAATCCTTAAAAAAAGCCATTCGTTGTTTCATCATTACTTGTGCTATTAGGCGATTAAGAGGGCAAACAAACGTCCATAATTCAATGCTGGTTCATGTATCTCGTTTTAAGCGTTGGCAGGATCATATAGCAGAACTAGTATCGAACCAATTCAATTATTACAGAAGAGGAATTGATCAAAATGACCATGTAGTTATCAAGGAGTTCAAGCAAACTTATGACCAAGATGAGAATGGCTACAAATCTTTTGTTTCAGTTTCACAACAAATTATTGATTCCGAACTCAAAAGCCTAGATTCGCAAATACAAATCCATAAATGGAGCGAAGTTTTGCAGCATTTAAATGATGCTGTTTCACGCATTAAAGTCAAATCAATCCATGGCGGTTCAGGTGAAGCTCTTGACTATTTTGACCACAAAAATGGGCTATCTGTAATTGCAGTTGGAGGTAATAAGTTATCAAGAGGATTGACATTAGAAGGTCTTTCCATAAGCTATTATTTGCGCGCCTCTAAGATGTATGATACTCTGATGCAAATGGGGCGTTGGTTTGGTTATCGTGGTGGTTATATTGATTTATGTCGGCTTTTCACGAGCAGAGAATTAAATGAATGGTTTTGTCATATTACGCAAGCGTCTGAAGAGCTTAGAGAGGAGTTTGACTATATGTCAAATGATGCTGGGTCTACTCCAGAGCAATATGCTCTAAAAGTTCGAACGCATCCTGGCGTTCTGCAAATTTCGGCAGCCAATAAAATGCGGTCAGCTACAACTGTTCAAATTTCTTGGGCAGGTCGATTAGTTGAATCTTATGAATTTAAGAAGGATCCCTCCGTAATCGATAGTAATTTTGGTAGCACTCAAAAATTTATATCTACACTCCCCTCCAATTACGTGTCCAAACCAAATACATTTGTTTGGTATGATATTCCTGCTGACCAAGTAATCAACTTTTTTGAAGGAATTCAATCCGTTGAAAACTTGAAAAGAGCAGAGCCTAGAAAGTTAATTCAATTTATTTCTGCTCAGTTGCGAAATAATGAATTGACTGCATGGCGAATTGCACTAATGTCTAAACCAAATGCTAAAAACTACTCGCAATTTGAAGTTGATGGTAATAATATTCCAATTGGCCAATGGAAAAGAACCGAAGATGAAAAGAATTCAAACGAACAGATTTATTATTTGAGAAAATCACACATTATTAGTCCTTCTGATGAATTTATTGATTTTTCTCCAGAGGAAGAATCTAGAGCTATGGAATTAACTAATCTTTCTAGGAAAAAAGAAGGTGAAGCAACATATCCAAATGGACAGTTAGTTAGAAATGTTTTAAGAGACCCTAAAAACCCCTTACTATTGATTTATTTACTTGACCAAGAAGAAAGTATCAAGGATAAAACAGCAGTGCCAAAGGGTACTAATCCTTTTGTAGGCTATGCAATAAGCTTTCCCAAAAGTAACTTCAACGCACCAGTATCGTATGCCGTCAACGAAGAGTTGTTGGATAGATTCGATGTAACTGAAGAAGATTTTGAAGATTATGGAGATGAACAAGATTGA
- a CDS encoding PD-(D/E)XK motif protein, whose product MNKIEKIWADLESTPSVYSTFLYKRYAAEILPDAFIALKIPEKLRCIAFKINALLPFDEGRWNRLKDIKVETLPIEGDNSKKFLLILLLNKQHKDIFSTLSEDLIFGVSEVTTEQALVERLLDRLAKWQSLFEKIGKQGLEYVQNFLLKNKDRLLSLVCPKLKSNDWKVPAHDRSSMGSYRKILTCAKKTGDKSTRRNGCNPVYSLYRHSMA is encoded by the coding sequence ATGAACAAGATTGAAAAAATATGGGCAGATTTGGAAAGCACTCCATCTGTTTATTCTACTTTTCTTTACAAGCGGTATGCGGCAGAAATACTACCTGACGCTTTTATTGCTCTAAAGATTCCAGAAAAACTCAGGTGCATTGCCTTTAAAATAAATGCTTTACTTCCTTTTGATGAAGGTCGGTGGAATAGACTTAAAGATATTAAGGTCGAAACACTTCCTATTGAAGGAGATAACTCAAAGAAGTTTTTATTAATTCTTTTGCTCAACAAACAACATAAAGATATATTTTCTACGCTTAGTGAAGATTTGATTTTTGGAGTATCGGAAGTAACTACCGAGCAAGCTTTAGTAGAAAGGTTGCTCGATAGATTAGCCAAATGGCAGTCCTTATTTGAAAAAATAGGGAAACAGGGCTTAGAGTATGTTCAAAATTTTTTGTTGAAAAATAAGGATCGGCTGCTATCTTTAGTTTGTCCAAAATTAAAGAGCAATGACTGGAAAGTACCAGCGCATGACCGATCCTCAATGGGAAGTTATCGCAAAATACTTACCTGTGCAAAGAAAACGGGAGATAAATCTACGAGACGTAATGGATGCAATCCGGTTTATAGTTTGTACAGGCATTCAATGGCGTAA
- a CDS encoding PD-(D/E)XK motif protein, with product MLLSDEAQRGLYGEIYFLRIFLNNSSDKNYCIQSWLGPEKSIQDFQYSSWGVEVKTTHGNNHQKIHIASERQLDDSLVEKIFLYHLSLEVRIGHGESLNTLIDEVSKLLIDSTIASNLLKMKLLEAGYYEVHRALYDEVGYTIRQENLYRVSGNFPRITENQIPTGVGDVKYSIVLSESEEWKIDQQSLFSEIKLDSNGK from the coding sequence ATACTCTTATCCGACGAAGCTCAGAGAGGTCTTTATGGAGAAATTTATTTTCTGCGTATTTTCTTAAATAATTCATCTGATAAAAACTATTGTATCCAATCTTGGCTAGGGCCCGAAAAATCAATCCAAGATTTTCAGTATTCTAGTTGGGGCGTAGAGGTAAAAACTACTCATGGAAATAATCATCAGAAAATTCATATCGCTAGTGAAAGGCAATTAGATGATTCCCTTGTTGAAAAAATATTCCTTTATCATCTCTCACTAGAGGTCAGGATTGGTCATGGAGAATCATTAAACACTCTTATTGACGAAGTTTCAAAACTATTGATTGACAGCACAATTGCTTCAAATTTGTTAAAAATGAAACTACTGGAAGCTGGTTACTATGAAGTTCATAGGGCATTATACGATGAGGTTGGATATACTATCCGTCAGGAAAACCTTTATCGTGTTTCTGGAAATTTTCCTAGAATCACTGAAAATCAAATTCCCACTGGTGTCGGGGATGTAAAATACTCAATTGTTCTATCTGAATCGGAAGAATGGAAAATAGATCAACAATCTTTGTTTAGCGAAATAAAATTGGATTCAAATGGGAAATAA